The window GTTTGGTGAAAAAGTTATCATTGAACGGCAGGGTACAGACGGTGACGTAGACAAAGCCATCGCTCGCTTTACTGAGTTAGACGGCCAGGTAGACGCTTTTGGCGTGGGCGGCATAGATTTGTGGGTACAAATGGGCGAAAAACGGTACCCCATCCACGACGCGCAAAAGCTGGTGAAAAATGTGCGCCAGACGCCGGTGGTAGATGGCAGCGGCCTGAAAAACACCCTGGAACGCATGGTGGTACAAACGCTCATCGCCGAGTTGGGGCCGCAGTACGCCACCGGCAAGGCCCTCATCACCGTCGGCGTAGACCGCTATGGCATGACATTGGCCTTTTTTGAGAACAACTACCAGGTGGTCTGCGGCGACCTCATGTTTGCCCTGGGCATCGCCATCCCGGTGCGCTCGCTGAAACAGCTTCACCTGCTGGCGAAGTTGTTGATCCCCATCGCCACCCGCCTGCCGCTGAAAATGCTCTACCCCACCGGCGAAAAACAAGACGAGATTGTGCCCAAGTTCACCAAGTATTACGATTGGGCGACCGTGATTGCCGGTGACTGCCACTACATTCGGCGGCATATGCCGGACAATCTGGCCGGTAAGGTGATTGTGACCAACACCACCACGCAAAAAGATATGGACCTGTTCCGGCAGCGGGGCGTGACGCATGTATTGACAACAACGCCGCAGTTAGACGGCCGTTCCTTTGGCACAAATATGATGGAAGCGGCACTCACGGCCGTTGCCAACAAAAATCGCCCCCTCACCCACGCCGAACTTGCCGACATGCTCAAACAATTGGACATGAAACCGGCCGTGCATACGTTGTAAGCAAGACCCCAGGTTTTTTCGACACCCCTGAGGTTTATTTCTGGAGGAATGAAATGGACTGCGTTATCATCGCTGGCGGGCTGGCGGCCCCCGAAGACCCCATGTACGCCCTGACCCAGGGCAAACCCAAAGCGCTGCTGCCTATGGGCGACCGCACCATGCTGGAGCGCGTCGTAGACGCCATGCACAACGCCAAATCGGTAGACGACGTCGCGGTTATTGGCCTGGGCAGCGACATGGGCATGACATTTCAGCGCCCCGTCTACCATCTGCCCGACCACGGCAGCCTGGTGGGCAACATCATTGCCGGACTAACTTGGGCGCGGCAGCGACGGCCCGGCGTAACGGCCGTACTCGGCGCTTCAGCCGATGTGCCCCTGCTCACCGGCCCGATGGTAGATGAGTTGGTGGCGATGTGCCAACCTTTCGACGCCGGTCTGTATTACACCTACGCCACGCGGGAAATTATGGAAAAGCGCTTCCCCCACTCCAACCGCACCTTTGTCAAGCTGAAGGGCATGGAGATTTCCGGCGGCGACATCGGCATCATGAACCCGGCGACCATTGACAACAACGAGGAGTTGTTTGATGCCCTGGCGAATGCCCGCAAACATGCCTGGAAAATTGCCCGCGTGGTGGGCTTTGGCCTGCTGCTGAAATTTTTATTCCGTCGCTTGGGGATAAAAGAGATCGAGGAAGAAGGCCGCCGCGTGCTGGGCGTGCCCATCCGAGCCGTCAGCCTGCCATATGCAGAGATGGCGATGGACGCCGACAAACCGCACCAGGTGGAAATGCTGCGGGCAGAACTAGAAAAGCTGCACCGGTGAACACGAACGAGGAACGCAACCCATGAACTCCAACTACATCGCCATCGAAGGCGTCATTGGCGTGGGCAAAACCACCCTGGCGCGGCTGTTGCAGCCCCGTTTCGACGCTTCCGTCTTGCTGGAAGTGTTTGAGGAAAACCCGTTCCTGGCCGAATTTTACGGCGACCGGGAGCGTTACGCCTTCCAGACGCAAATTTTTTTTCTCCTCAGCCGCTATCACCAACAGCATCAGGCCGTGCCCGAAGCGCTGCGGCGCGGCGCGCTCATCTCTGACTATACCTTTGCCAAAGATGAGCTGTTTGCCTGGTTGAATTTGAAGGACGACGAGCTGGCGATGTACGGCCGTGTTCATGCCGCCCTGGGTGAGAAAATCCCCAAACCCACTCTCATCGTCTATTTGCAGGCCGACCATGACCTGCTGATGCGCCGCATCACCTTGCGTGACCGCCCCTACGAACGCAACATGGACCCCGGCTACATCCGCGAACTAACGGCCGCTTACGAGGCCTGGCTCTCCAACCTGCAAGACATCCCCGTGCTGACCATCAACACCAACGACCTGGACTTTTTGGCCCGCGAGGAGGACCTGGCCTACGTGGAGAGCATCATTCGCGCTGCGCTGGCGCAACAGCCCACGGCTGCCGCCGTCAGCGAAGCGCGCCAGACGGTGCTAAACGGCGGCGGGTTATCCGCCTATCAGCAGTTCCATCGGCAGTTAGACGCCGGTGCGGGTTTGGACCCGGACCTGTTTTTTAATTATGTACTGCTGATGGAAGAAGCGGGGCAAATTGCCGGGGAACTGGTGAAGGTGTGGGGCGAAGGGCAGCGGTTGATGGCCGACGGCCGTTCTGCCGCCGAAGCCTATCAAGACGCCCTGGCCCGCCATCGCGCCGGTCTACGCAGCGAACTGGCTGAACTGCTGGCCTACACCCTCAAACTCGCCAACTACGCCGGCATAGACCTGGAACAGGCGTACCTGGAAAAGATAAAAAACGCGTAACGATACAGCCAGTCGAGAGCTGAACCTGTATAGTTATACGGCCCCAGAGCCTACGGCCGTAGGCCCTGGGGCCACCACCCCCGATTGGACGGATTACAAAAAATAGGGAAAATTATGCGCCACTTTGATGGGCGGGTTTAGGACACGGCTTCGGCGCGGCTTGGCCCCCCAATTGCAGCGGAGATAAACATTGCAGAAAACAAAATGGCATCCTTATGAACTGATTTACCAGGGGTATCACACCGTCAGCGGCACATTGCGCGTCACACAAGGCGTTTTGAGTCCGCGGCTGCACAATCGGCGCGACATCTTTGTCTATTTACCGCCCTCCTATGCCTACAGCCAACGGCATTACCCCGTCCTCTACATGCACGACGGCCAAAACCTATTCGATAACGCCCGCAGCTTTGCCGGTGAATGGCGCGTGGATGAGACGATGGAACGCATGGGCCACGAGCGTCACCTGGAAGCCATCGTCGTGGGCATTCCCAACATGGGCCACCAACGCATGGATGAATACAGCCCCTTCTACCACCCCGGTTTCGGCGGCGGCAAAGGCGATGAGTACCTGGGGTTTATTGTCCACACCCTCAAGCCGCTCATTGACCAGGATTTCCGCACCCTGCCGGGCAAGCCGTACACCGGCATCATGGGGTCTTCGATGGGAGGGTTGATCAGCCTCTATGCTTTTTTCCACCATGCCGACGTGTTTGGTTTTGCCGGGGTGATGAGTCCGTCCTTGTGGTTTGCTAATTATGCTATGTTGGAGTATGTGGAAACGGCCGTATTCAACCCCGGCCGCTTATATATGGATGCCGGCACACGCGAATATGGCGACGCCAACATGGAAACGACAAAACCCCGCGCCGATTCCCGCCACTATTATGCCAGCGTGCGCCGCCTCAAGCGCATTCTGGTGAGCAAAGGCTACCGGCCGCAGCGTGACCTGCTGCACGTCGAAGAAAAGTGGGCCGCCCACAACGAAGCCGCCTGGGAACGACGCCTGCCCGTAGCCATCGAATTTTTCCTGCGTGGCAACGGCGTTTCATCGCCCACCAACGAGTCCTAGTACAGCCGGGCGTAAGTCTTTAGCATATTTACCCTCTCCCCAACCCTCTCCCTGTGGGAGAGGGAGCGGATTTCCCCTCCCAGTGGGAGGGGATTAAGGGGAGGGAATTTAGATGAACTTTGCGCCCTTTGCTTAACTGCCAGAACCATTTGGACAATCGTTCGTATCTATACAGCAGGAACGCAGCGGCCCCGCAGCGCTACACAGACAATGCCGACCCGGCAAACGTAGTAGGGCGGTTTTCACCAAAGCGAAGTATGATATGCAAACATTTTGGCAAAAATTTGACCGCTTGTTTCTTCTGCCGTCTTCTCCTATCGGGCGCAGTTCGGCTAAGCCATTGGCAGCTAACTCCTTCTTCCGCCGCTTCGGCTTTCTTATTATTCTCCTGGCCCTGTTGGCAGGGGTTTTGCTCTGGCAAATACGCGAATCGGTGTGGACCTTACTCTCATTGGTCGGCGACCAGGAAGCCGTCAGCGCTTATTTGCGCAGCTACGGCGCTTGGGGGCCGCTGATCCTGGCTGTGGCCCAACTGGTGCAGGTATTTGTGGTTGTCATTCCCGGCCACGTATTCCTGATAGCTGCCGGTTATGTCTACGGTTTTGTGCCGGGTCTCGTTTTGAACCTGGTATACATTGTGGTGGCCAGCCAGTTGGCGTTTGCTCTGGCGCGATGGGCGGGACGGCCGTTAGTTGAACACCTGGTAGATAAAAAAACTCTGGACCGCTGGTATCGCGTCGGCGAAAAACAAGGATTCCTCTTCTTCACAATTGCCTTTGTGATGCCCGTCTTCCCCACCGACGCCATGAACTTTGTGGGCGGTCTATCCGGTATTTCTGGGATGAAATTCCTGGCTGCCAACATATTGGGGCGGCTGCCCAGCGCCATTATGTTGACGATGATTGGCGCTTATGGCCTGGAATTTGGTCCCAAGACCTGGTTCACTATTGGCGGCCTGGCGGTGGTAGTGCTGATCATCGGCCGCATCATTGTGGCGCGCATCGAAGCGCGGCACATGTGATTGGTGATTGGTGATTTTCGACCCTGTTTATGGCAGCACGGCCGGTAAAATATAGTTGATGTCTTCCGGTGGCGGCACGGGTGTCAGGTAATACACGTCCACATAGCCAGACCAGGCCGCAAAATTGTCTTCATCCCAGCCCAGGTCAATCCACCGGCCGCGCACCCCGCCGCCGGTATCTCCGGCCACGGCCACGCCATATCCCGGCACAAACACCTGCGAGCGAAACGGCACAATGTTGCGGTCAATGGCGACCACGCCTTTACCGGCCGGCAGACCGCTGGCCGTAAGGCCATAACTTGGATCGTCTGGTTCTTTGCCGGAACTGGCGGCCGTGTAGGAGGTGACGCGCATTCGCACAACCCGCCAATATTCACGCGGTCCCTGCTCTGTTTGCACCACCCCCAGGCTGATTTTTGTGCCATACCCCACCACTTCATTGACCGGTTCATGAACCACCCATTGGCTGTCAACTTCCCGGCTCACTTCGACGCCGTTTTCGTAACGGACGCGGGCGCGGTTTTGCGCCAACCCCGGCACACCAGGGCTGACGACGGTTTGCGTGTCCAGCGGCAGATCGGCTCTGGCCTGCCAGATGGTGGTATAGGGAATAGGCTGCTCTTCGACGCGAAAATCTTCGGTGACGCGAATGACCTGGATGACGCCATTGGGCTGCACGGCCGTTTCCGGTCCCGGCTTTGTATAATCCATCCCCACCAGCGTGACGCCGGCAGCGGCGATGATGTCCAGCGCATTGGTGTGGCGCGCGCGTGTCTGAATCAGGCTGCCATCGGCCTGAATGGTCACGGGGAAAGAAGTGTGTACCTGGATGGTCATGCCCGGCGTCACCGGGCTGTTGGGCGGCGGTTCTACGGTGTCGGCGGCGTAAAGGGTGATGCCCGCTTCAGCCAGGGCTGCGCCAACGGTTGGCGCGGTTGTGTGCAAGGTCTGGTGGCTGCTGCCGTTGCGGATGGTGATGGTGTGCCCGGCGGTACGGCCGCTGCCCCATCTGGCCGGTATTGTAGCCAGACCAGGGGAATTGCCCGTCCCGCGCCCTAGTGTTTCCTCTCCCGGCGCTGCGACGCAGCCAGACATCAGCAGGAACAGACCCAGAACGGCCGTAAAGCCCCACATCAACCAGGTGTACCGTAGTTGGAAAAAACGACTCGTCATACAAAAAAGAGATTGGAGATTAAGCAATAATCTCCAATCTCCAAAGTCAGGATGTGCGCGTAAAACCGATGACTACCAGGTTTTCCTGGGCACCCGAAAGGTTCGCCTTAGTGCTGCTTCCTTCCAGACCTGACACGGTTCGACGGCTTTCGCCGCCAGGGACCCAGTCGTCACCGGTCTTACGGGCACATCCAACCCGATTGCCGCCTGATCCTAACAAAAACGACCTGATTGGTCAATGCGCTGTGCGGAAGAGTCAGTTCCACACCCCCAACACTTCTGGGCCGCGATCAAGCTCCCAGGGGTAAATAATATAGGCGTCGGTGACGGCCGCGTAGTAAGTGGGCGTCAGGCCAGGATAGAGGGAGGTGGTAGGCTTGTAGTGTAAGACACAGGTGTCGGGGATGCCCCCGGCGGCGTCTATGCGGTTGGCGACGGTAGTGATATTGCGCCCTTTGGTCCAGACATCGTCTACCACCAGGATGCGCCGTCCTTCTAGCAGTTCGCTGTCGGGAAACTGGATAAATTCGGGGATGGCGTATTTGCTTTGTATGTGCGATTGCAGGCCGGGGAAATCGGCCGGGAAGCGCACGGAGGCGGTTAGAATGTAGGTGATGTTCAGCGCCTCGGCCAACATGCCGCCGGGGATAATGCCGCCGCGAGTCACAATCATCATCGAATCGTAACGGCCGTGTATCTGCGGCGCTAAATAATCAATCAGTTTGTCTATGTCAGACCAGGTTAATACTTCACGACGCATGAAGAAGCTCCTCTACCTTCCTTCCAGAAGAAATCAAGACAATCGTACTGCCAATTTCGTGTCCGCAATCCTACACGTTCCCAAAGAGGGTGTCAACTGCAACGTGTTCAGTGTTTGGACTGAACACTGAACACTGGTTACTGATTACTGGCTACTTCCTCCTAACCGGAAACCGCGTCAACACTGTCGCCGCGTCGGGTATGGGCAGGCGCGCGCCCAGGCCCACTTCCGGCACGCGGATGGGGCGCTGGCCGCCGCCAAGTTGATAGATGTAGACGGCCGTTCCCACCTCGCTCATCATCACCGGCAGCACCGCCTGACCCAGCAAGTAGCCCTCGCCGTCAATGGCGCAGCTTGTCACCCGGCCAATCACCTTGCCGCGCCGGTCCAACACCGGGTCGCCGCTTTCCGGGCGGCGCACACCCTTCTCATTCATGCGGAAGCGGGTAATCACCCGGTCCCGTTTCGCCTCGTAGGCAATAAAAGCGCTGCGGCCGACAAAAAATGGCTTCCACAACTTCACGTAGCTGCCAAATCCGGCATCGGCCGGGTTCAGGCCCAGGTCGCCGGCCAGTTCGTGGCCGTAGAGCGGCAGCCCGGCCTCGGTGCGCGTGCTGTCGCGCGCCGCCAATCCACACGGTCTGATGCCAAATGGCTCACCGGCGGCGATGAGTTTCTGCCACAATTCGGGCGATTTGTCGGGATGGACAAAAATCTCGTAGGCGATACGCTCGCCGGTGTAGCCGGTGCGTGAGACCACCACATCCAGCCCGGCCAGTTGGCCGCTGGTGACGCCGGCCCAGGGCAGCGCCTTCAGCCGCCGGGCGAAAGCCGGGTCGTCAATGAGCGTCAGCAAAATATCACGCGATTGGGGGCCTTGCAGCGGCACATCCACGCGGCAGTCGGCTCCGTGCGCCGGGTCGCGCAGGTCGCGCAGGGTGATGGGATGTTGGATGCGAGCAAACGGCCGTGTCTCGTCAATGCACACCCGCCCCTCATTCACCGCGTTCAGCCACGCCCAATCCTTGTCGTTGTTGGAAGCGTTCACCACAATCATGAAACGTTCGGCGGCCACGCGGTAAATCATCAGATCGTCTACCACCGAGCCATCGGGCAGCAGGAAATAGGTGTAATGCGATTGGCCCACCGCCAGGGAGCTGGCGTCGTTGGTGGTGACGGCGTTCAGAAACTCCACCACCTGCGGCCCACTGGCGTCCAACACACCCATGTGGGTGGCGTCGAACAGCCCGGCCGCCTCGCGCACCGCCTGATGTTCCTCGCTGACCGAACTGTACCAGACCGGCATC of the Candidatus Leptovillus gracilis genome contains:
- a CDS encoding quinate 5-dehydrogenase, yielding MKRAVSVSLGSSERDKKVEIELFGEKVIIERQGTDGDVDKAIARFTELDGQVDAFGVGGIDLWVQMGEKRYPIHDAQKLVKNVRQTPVVDGSGLKNTLERMVVQTLIAELGPQYATGKALITVGVDRYGMTLAFFENNYQVVCGDLMFALGIAIPVRSLKQLHLLAKLLIPIATRLPLKMLYPTGEKQDEIVPKFTKYYDWATVIAGDCHYIRRHMPDNLAGKVIVTNTTTQKDMDLFRQRGVTHVLTTTPQLDGRSFGTNMMEAALTAVANKNRPLTHAELADMLKQLDMKPAVHTL
- a CDS encoding nucleotidyltransferase family protein, whose protein sequence is MDCVIIAGGLAAPEDPMYALTQGKPKALLPMGDRTMLERVVDAMHNAKSVDDVAVIGLGSDMGMTFQRPVYHLPDHGSLVGNIIAGLTWARQRRPGVTAVLGASADVPLLTGPMVDELVAMCQPFDAGLYYTYATREIMEKRFPHSNRTFVKLKGMEISGGDIGIMNPATIDNNEELFDALANARKHAWKIARVVGFGLLLKFLFRRLGIKEIEEEGRRVLGVPIRAVSLPYAEMAMDADKPHQVEMLRAELEKLHR
- a CDS encoding deoxynucleoside kinase, translating into MNSNYIAIEGVIGVGKTTLARLLQPRFDASVLLEVFEENPFLAEFYGDRERYAFQTQIFFLLSRYHQQHQAVPEALRRGALISDYTFAKDELFAWLNLKDDELAMYGRVHAALGEKIPKPTLIVYLQADHDLLMRRITLRDRPYERNMDPGYIRELTAAYEAWLSNLQDIPVLTINTNDLDFLAREEDLAYVESIIRAALAQQPTAAAVSEARQTVLNGGGLSAYQQFHRQLDAGAGLDPDLFFNYVLLMEEAGQIAGELVKVWGEGQRLMADGRSAAEAYQDALARHRAGLRSELAELLAYTLKLANYAGIDLEQAYLEKIKNA
- a CDS encoding alpha/beta hydrolase; translation: MQKTKWHPYELIYQGYHTVSGTLRVTQGVLSPRLHNRRDIFVYLPPSYAYSQRHYPVLYMHDGQNLFDNARSFAGEWRVDETMERMGHERHLEAIVVGIPNMGHQRMDEYSPFYHPGFGGGKGDEYLGFIVHTLKPLIDQDFRTLPGKPYTGIMGSSMGGLISLYAFFHHADVFGFAGVMSPSLWFANYAMLEYVETAVFNPGRLYMDAGTREYGDANMETTKPRADSRHYYASVRRLKRILVSKGYRPQRDLLHVEEKWAAHNEAAWERRLPVAIEFFLRGNGVSSPTNES
- a CDS encoding TVP38/TMEM64 family protein, giving the protein MQTFWQKFDRLFLLPSSPIGRSSAKPLAANSFFRRFGFLIILLALLAGVLLWQIRESVWTLLSLVGDQEAVSAYLRSYGAWGPLILAVAQLVQVFVVVIPGHVFLIAAGYVYGFVPGLVLNLVYIVVASQLAFALARWAGRPLVEHLVDKKTLDRWYRVGEKQGFLFFTIAFVMPVFPTDAMNFVGGLSGISGMKFLAANILGRLPSAIMLTMIGAYGLEFGPKTWFTIGGLAVVVLIIGRIIVARIEARHM
- a CDS encoding G5 domain-containing protein, whose product is MTSRFFQLRYTWLMWGFTAVLGLFLLMSGCVAAPGEETLGRGTGNSPGLATIPARWGSGRTAGHTITIRNGSSHQTLHTTAPTVGAALAEAGITLYAADTVEPPPNSPVTPGMTIQVHTSFPVTIQADGSLIQTRARHTNALDIIAAAGVTLVGMDYTKPGPETAVQPNGVIQVIRVTEDFRVEEQPIPYTTIWQARADLPLDTQTVVSPGVPGLAQNRARVRYENGVEVSREVDSQWVVHEPVNEVVGYGTKISLGVVQTEQGPREYWRVVRMRVTSYTAASSGKEPDDPSYGLTASGLPAGKGVVAIDRNIVPFRSQVFVPGYGVAVAGDTGGGVRGRWIDLGWDEDNFAAWSGYVDVYYLTPVPPPEDINYILPAVLP
- a CDS encoding phosphoribosyltransferase; the encoded protein is MRREVLTWSDIDKLIDYLAPQIHGRYDSMMIVTRGGIIPGGMLAEALNITYILTASVRFPADFPGLQSHIQSKYAIPEFIQFPDSELLEGRRILVVDDVWTKGRNITTVANRIDAAGGIPDTCVLHYKPTTSLYPGLTPTYYAAVTDAYIIYPWELDRGPEVLGVWN